AATATTTTCACTTTCTACATTATGAGAACTGAGGCTACCTGCCTTCGAAATGCCCAGCCAGTTGCCCCGCCGGTTTTCAGTAAGTAAATCGATATTACCACCGTTGGGAAATACATAGCCTACACCATCCTGCACTACCCAATCTAAATTATTTTTGTAATGAAGATGAACACCATTGTCTAGTCTTGAGACATTGTCTCTTGAAGACACAAGCACACTGTTGTCTCTTAGTAAGGTCTGATTAACCGTTGTATTAACCGGTTGTGTTGCGGTAGAACTAATACCTGCACCGAGGCAGACAACTTCGTCATCAAACTGAAACCATGATTTTTTGGCAGAAGTCAACACATCATTATTCATTTCAAATGTGGTAACGCCATACAAAGAGTCGGATACGCCGCCCGCGAAAGCGCTTGTCCCCTTTCTATCGCCGCCTCCCGGAGCCTTCCCTCCATTTGTGGATGGCAGCGAATCTGGTAAAGTCGTACCTGGAATATGTGTCCAATTCCATAAAGGGAAGATATTGTAATACTCATCTCCAACTGTCTGAATATCGGTTGCGCCTTCCGCTGCCCAAAAGCCTTTGAGGTTTTCATTATTTCCAATTTCAGTAGATAATGTGCGCGAAGAAATGGCATGTATTGCAAATGTAAATGCCGGGCGTAAGTGTAATGTATAATCTGTTTTCCAATAATATCTGTGTGCCGGAACAATACCGTAAGACGGAGGTCGGGAACCATTCATGCGAGCAATAACCGGATTATACAAATAAGCAGAATCGGCATCTATAAGCTGCATTTTTTTCAATAGAGATGTATAATCCCGGTTTAAAGTTCCTATCCGCGAAATGCCCCGCCCTATTACATTCCAGTCAATCCAATGGCCTCGGATAGTACCCAAAACAGATTCCAATACAAACCTTCTGAAAAGCCCCAACATAGAACCTTTGATAGCATACCTTGTACCGGCAGTATAAAATGCCGATTCGATAACACTGCTCATAAAGACAGAGCCATACCCTCCCGTATAAAGATAACCATAATGCATATTATAAGACAAATCTTGTTGTATTCCTTCTCCTCTCGTATATTTTATGGGTGAATAAGATTCTTCTGTACCAATCCTTAGCATATAATCACTCTTTATCAAAGAGCCAATATACAGCCAATCCATGGCAATAAGTGACCTGTTAGCACCCTGATTAACCCTTTGCAACGGATTATTTCGACCACGACTATTATAAGCAGTATCTCGACACATCACATCAATAGCTTTTTTTTCAACTGCTGAATTTAACTTTACTAAACCATACCGCATATTGATTAATATCAAAGCCAGAATCTGAGGGCGACTAACACCTTGAGAATACCAATTAGTGCTATAGGGCACTGGATTGCATGTACAGAAATAATCCAAAGATTTATTTATAGCGGCGAACAAAGTCGGGCTTTGATAGTAACTATTTTCAGGATTATTAATTGTATAAGCCAAGCTCATATCCTTAATCCTTCGCAAAGCATTCGCCCAACTTGGGTTGGTACGAACAGTTTCCCTATAATTA
The Arachidicoccus soli DNA segment above includes these coding regions:
- a CDS encoding polysaccharide lyase family 8 super-sandwich domain-containing protein, which codes for MKEVKIIICCLYFLLVFNQAWSRPVSVYDSIMNAVRKEQVSGVTDFAELNAAVDSYLNSAIFEVARGKWLDVNYRETVRTNPSWANALRRIKDMSLAYTINNPENSYYQSPTLFAAINKSLDYFCTCNPVPYSTNWYSQGVSRPQILALILINMRYGLVKLNSAVEKKAIDVMCRDTAYNSRGRNNPLQRVNQGANRSLIAMDWLYIGSLIKSDYMLRIGTEESYSPIKYTRGEGIQQDLSYNMHYGYLYTGGYGSVFMSSVIESAFYTAGTRYAIKGSMLGLFRRFVLESVLGTIRGHWIDWNVIGRGISRIGTLNRDYTSLLKKMQLIDADSAYLYNPVIARMNGSRPPSYGIVPAHRYYWKTDYTLHLRPAFTFAIHAISSRTLSTEIGNNENLKGFWAAEGATDIQTVGDEYYNIFPLWNWTHIPGTTLPDSLPSTNGGKAPGGGDRKGTSAFAGGVSDSLYGVTTFEMNNDVLTSAKKSWFQFDDEVVCLGAGISSTATQPVNTTVNQTLLRDNSVLVSSRDNVSRLDNGVHLHYKNNLDWVVQDGVGYVFPNGGNIDLLTENRRGNWLGISKAGSLSSHNVESENIFQLTIAHGIHPSNDKYAYIVVPGKKTATDMIDYLSKNNISIGINSDSVQAVYHRGLRIWQMVFYKGNAFYNNDSIRIWTNIPSTIMIKRIGNTLYKIYVADPSQTASSISVFAELSGIPGTRVVCVTLPSGNFAGQSVMTTISDSSNKYVDADNR